TTCGCACCACGTACCAGATGTACGAGGAAAGAGACGAGTTCCCGTTCGTCGACGCCGACGGAACTGAGATCTGTCGCGTGAAGGCTATTGACACGTGGGACATCGCCGGCGACTATCTCCTCACGGACAGCCAAACCGAGAAGGACCTCGTAATCTTCGATAACGACCTCTCGCTGTTGCAAGACACGTGGCGGATCCGCGACGCCGAGGATGAGTCGCTGCTGGCCGAGGTCAACTCCCGCGGTGCACTCGTCACTCTCGCGCGGAAACTCCTGCCGGTCGGTCAAGGCATCGCTCACAAGTACGAGATAACCGATTCAGAGGGCGGTTCGGTCGGTTCTATCGAGGGTGAGTTCGCTCTATTCGACTTCGACCAGTACGAGATCACGCTCACCGATACGAGTTCAGTCCCGACAGAACCGATCGTGATCGCCGCGATCGTTATCGATGCGATTCAGGGAAATTGACTTCCAAGCACGACTTCCGGATCACGAAACGACACCCTGGACGTAGATATGCGCGTACGCGCTGGCCCACACGATCGAGAGCAGTTCACCGATGCTTGATGAGATCACGTCCAAAGCGGGCGGCACCAGCGCCAGCCCCGTCCCAAGCTCGGGAAGAACTGTTGGCAAATAAAGGCTGAGTGCACTGCCAACTACGATTACGAGGATGAGCAGGAACTTTCCGCGGTAGTTCGTCGTGATGCGCCAGCTCACCCACAGTGATTCGATCGGGCCGTACTTCCCGATGACGCACGCTTCGGGTGCGAACCAGAACTTGAACAGAAGCAGGAGAAACGGGACGGCGAATACGATTCCACCGACCGCTGCAGCGACAGGAAAACCAACCATTTCTACGGGATTGCCCGGAATAACGCCGACCAGAACGAAGAGCGGAAGCGACAGGAAGAACGGGATCGTCATCACGGAGAACACCACGAGAAGGACGACGCCGACTAACGCTGGTGTCCGAGCGATGCTTCGACGCAGTCCCTCGCGTATCGTGACGGGGTCGCCAGTGAGTTCGCCGGCGACGATCGTTCCTACGTAGGCCCGAATCGAGATGATGAACGCGAACGCCGTCACAGCCTCGACCACGCCGACCGCAGGCGTCGGGAGCACGGTGACGGCATCCGTTTCGAGGAGTCGGTTGATGAGGATGATCACGCCGGCGAAGACGACGATTGACGGATAGGATCGAAACAGGCGCACGGACCAGACGAGTGCGTCGAGGACGGTCCGGTTGATGGTTGTCGTCTCGATGTTCCGGCATTCGAGACAACCGCAGCCATCGATGTCGTCTCGGGCTTTAATCG
The Halobellus limi genome window above contains:
- a CDS encoding LURP-one-related/scramblase family protein yields the protein MTSSQQYGLSEIDLSGSQYTVEQTGRDKNFRPEYEARDVAGDTLFRTTYQMYEERDEFPFVDADGTEICRVKAIDTWDIAGDYLLTDSQTEKDLVIFDNDLSLLQDTWRIRDAEDESLLAEVNSRGALVTLARKLLPVGQGIAHKYEITDSEGGSVGSIEGEFALFDFDQYEITLTDTSSVPTEPIVIAAIVIDAIQGN